The genomic interval CCTTCAGGGTGTTCGCCTGACCGAGCCGATCCGGGATCGCTTCAAAGAGCCGCAGCGCCGCCTCGTACCGCGCCCGCGCCTCGCCGTAGTGATCCTCCCGAACTTCCAGATCGCCCAACGCCTTCAGGGTGTTCGCCTGACCGAGCCGATCCGGGATCGCTTCAAAGAGCCGCAGCGCCGCCTCGTACCGCGCCCGCGCCTCGCCGTAGTGATCCTCCCTCCGTTCCAGATCGCCCAACGCCTGAAGGGTGTTCGCCTGACCGAGCCGATCCGGGATCGCTTCAAAGAGCCGCAGCGCCGCCTCGTACCGCGCCCGCGCCTCGCCGTAGTGATCCTCCCTCCGTTCCAGATCGCCCAACGCCTGAAGGGTGTTCGCCTGACCGAGCCGATCCGGGATCGCTTCAAAGAGCCGCAGCGCCGCCTCGTACCGCGCCCGCGCCTCGCCGTGATCCTCCCTCCGTTCCAGATCGCCCAACGCCTGAAGGGTGTTCGCCTGACCGAGCCGATCCGGGATCGCTTCAAAGAGCCGCAGCGCCGCCTCGTACCGCGCCCGCGCCTCGCCGTAGTGATCCTCCCTGAACTTCCAGATCGCCCAACGCCTTAAGGGTGTTCGCCTGACCGAGCCGATCCGGGATCGCTTCAAAGAGCCGCAGCGCCGCCTCGTACCGCGCCCGCGCCTCGCCGTAGTGATCCTCCCTCCGTTCCAGATCGCCCAACGCCTGAAGGGTGTTCGCCTGACCGAGAGCGTACCCGCCCTTTTCCGCCCCCTCATAGCCAGCCGTCAACAACCCGCGCCGCACAACAGCCAACTGCCGAAACTGCATATAGCCATTGTCTAATGCCGTCAGGAGATCAACGGCAGGGACGGGAATGGTCTGGAAACCCCAGAGCAGCGCCGCCTGAAGATCGGGAAAATCACGATCTAGCGTGCCCAGTTGGGCGGTGAGTGCCATTGCCTCTTTCCCGCCATAAAGCGCGGCATAATGGGCAAAATGTCCCCCTTGCAGCGCCGCCCATTCGCCCTCTTTTTGCGCCAGCGCTTGCGCATAGGCACGCAGCAGGGGATGGAGGCTGTAGCGCCCCTCTCCGGCGTCCGCCAACAGCCCCGCCCGCCGCAGGGCATCAATGCCATCATCGGCATCCGCTGCGTCACCATCTCCCCACACCGCGCCCAACGCGCCCGCACTGAACGTCCCCTCCGCGGCAAAGACGCTCACTGCCCGAAAGCGTCGTCTGGCGTCCGCCTTCATCTCGTCGTAACTTTCGAAAAGGGACATTTCCACATTCAGGTTCTTGTCCGTCTCGTCTATCGCCAAATCCTTGAACAGGCGGGGACTTTTCAGCCGCTCCAACAGGGTAGGGGCGAAGTCCGCGCCGCGTTCCTTCAGGCGCAGCGCGGCGATCTGCACGGCGAGCGTGTGGTAGTCAAGTGTCTGGAGGATCGCCCGTTCCGCTTCGGTATAGGGGCGGGTGTCATCTGGGGAGCGGTTTAGGTGAGCATCGATCAGGGCGAGTCCCTCCGCCTCGCTCAGCTTGTCCAGGGCGTGGACGCCCGCCCCGATCTTCGTCGTGATTCCGGGTTGGCGCGTCGTCAGCAAGACGCGGTTGGCGGCACCCAAAATAGCGAAGGGCGTCACCATCGTGTGATCCCAGACATCATCAAGGACGACGAGCGCCCGCTTCCCGCTGCTAATCGCCTGCAAACGCTCTTGAGCAGTACTCTCGGTGTACTGCGTCGGATCGTCGCCCAAGCCCCTGCCCACCGCCGCCATGATTGTCGTTGGCTGCGCTGTTCGCCCCACCTCTACCCAGATGATCCCATCGGGAAAGCGGCGGCGGATACTGCAATCGTGGCAGACGGCGTGGGCGAGCGTCGTTTTGCCAATGCCGCCCAACCCCGTCACCCCGACGATCTGTTTCGAGGTGATCGCCGTCATCTGCCTCCCGCCGTTCGTCCCGCAGACATCGGCAATGAGGGGGGTGAGGTACATCGAACGTTCGATGTAGGTACTCGGCAGGTGGGGAGGGATCGTCCCCTTCAACGCCCCTAAGGGGAGGGGGTGATCCCCCAGAAGGCGCAGCAGTTCTGCCAGCGTGTCCTCATAGGGGCGCTGTGTCCCGCCTTCGGGGGCGTGCAGCCCGCGCAGCGGTTCGGGCAGCCGTTCGGGGGTGATTCCCCGCAGAAGGGGGATGACCGCTTTGCAGTGGCTGAGGGCGTACTTCCACTCCATCCACACGTAGTCGGAAGTGAGGGCGTGTTCGCCAGCGACGAGGATCACCCGATCAACCCCCTCAATCGCCCGCTGAATCTCGTGATCGAAGGTTTCCCCCCGCGAGGGCATGGAGAGGCGATCATACCAGATAGAAATACCCCGTTTTGTCAGGTCGTCGTAGAGCTTTTGGACAAACGCCTCGTCGTCCTTGCGGGCGTAGCTGAGGAACACACGGGCGATAGGATCAACGGGCTTCAGGTGCTGCTTGGCATAGGCGATCACCTTCTCGTACTGCTCTGGAAAGCGGGCGTAGAGCGCAGCGAGGAAGTTTGTGGCGCACACCTGAGCATCCCCGCTGTAATCCGTCCCCAAGAGGAGGGCGTGATCATAGCCAAGCGCGGCGCGGATGAACGCCGGGCGGTCTACGGGCAGGATAAAAAAAGGAGCGATCAGCGCTGTGTGGGCGCGGCTTTCCTCCGAGGTGTAGGTGGCGGTCATGATTCACTCTCCGGTGCAGTAAGATGAGGGACAAGGAAAGAATACCATAAAAACGGAGCAGTAGGGACACGGTGTGCCATCTATCCGTATAACGCCCATCGTCCGTAGGGAATTCACCCTCTACCGCCTTCTCCGAATAGGCTACACTATGGGCGCATCGGTTCATTTTTTGGGGAGGGGATGCGTATGGCGCGGGTGATCGTCATTTTGGGGGTTCTCATCGTAGGGGTAGGCATGTTCATTGCCCCACAAGCGGCGGGGGCGGAGCGTGCCTCCACAGAGATAGTGCGTGATGCCGCCCAAGCAACGGCGACAGCGCGTTTTCTTTTCCCACCAACGAATACCCCTCGTCCACGCGGCACACCCTTATCTACCCCCACCGGAACGCCTACGTTCACCTTCACGCCGGTTGCCCAAGCCCCTAGCGAGCCGATTCCCGGAGCGCTTTGCTTCGATTGCAACCGTCTGCGGGTGCGTGCCACACCCGGCACTGCCGGGGAGATTTTGCAGATCGTCAATGCGGAGGTGGTGTTCACCATCATCGGGCGGACGGCGGACAATGTGTGGGTGCAGATCACGCTCACCGATGGCACGACGGGTTGGATTGCCGCCCGCTTTGCCCGCAACCGTGACCGGACAGAGATCGATCCAGCCCGTCTTAGCGCCCTGCCCATCATGGGGGTGGCAGTAGAGGCAAGCCCCACACCAACCTCTGAATTTTTGGCAAGTGTCCCCTCGTGGCTGACGGGGATCAGCAGCAACGCCCGTCAAATTTACCTGCGCGGTCAGGCGATGGGCAACCGTCGCAACGCCTTCTCCAAAGTGGGGGATAGCATCACGGCAACGGCAAATTTTCTCTATCCCTTTGGCTTTGGGCAGTATACCCTCGGAAACTATGGCGGCTACAGCGGGGCAATTAGTTTCTTTGGCGATTCGTTCGTCCGCGAGACCCGCGCCGCCGCCCCGGGCTGGACGGCAGTTCAACTGCTTACTCCTGGATCACCGTGTGGGGCGGTGACGCCCCTCGTCTGCGAGTATCAGCAGCACAAGCCCGCCGTTGCTTTGATCATGATCGGGACGAACGATTCGGGCAGCGGTTCACCCGGTGTGTTTGCCGACCAACTGCGGCAGATCGTGCAGATCACGATTGATATGGGCATTGTCCCCGTCCTCAGCACCATCCCGCCGAAGGTGATGAACGCCGAACAGACCCAACGGGCGATTGACTTCAACCTTGTGATCACCCAGACCGCGCGGCAGTTCGATATTCCCTTATGGGATTACCATGCCAATATGGTGGGGTTGCCCAATCAGGGGATGAGCGGCGACGGACTGCACCCTTCGGAATCGCCATCGGGATCGGGCGTTCTGACGGGCGAGAGCTTGCAATTTGGGTTCACTGTGCGCAACCGCGATGCGCTCATTGTGCTGGATTCGATGATTCGCTATGTTTTGTATTGAGCGGCTGTGAACGCTGCATTGCCCTTCCCTTCCTCCGCCAGCGGGGAAGGGAAGCCGCCCCTTAGGGCGTCGGCTGAGCGGTTGGCTGGCGCTGTGATTCCAGACGGAAAATCAAGGGTTTTGAATTGAGCGGGATCAGAACTTTGCCCTGATCTAACTTTGTGCAGCGAAAATCATCTGGGGTGCGGGGAGCAGCGGTAAAATCCAAGATGTAATCGTAGTAGACGTTTGCTGTCACTTCAACTTCCACTTTTTCGCCCGCCGGAACACGCCCCTCAATCACCGCGCCGCTCTCGGTGTTGTCCAGACGGTATTTGATCCCATCACATTCGGAGACGTTATCCAAAACGATCAGCGCCCGCCATGGTTGGCAGGCGGTGAGGCACAAAACAGCGAGAGTAAAAAAGGTGAGCAACACCTTAATAGGACTGCTGCCCTTCTGGGAGGCATGTTTTGAATCGTCGTGGCGCATAAAGAAATCATCCTTCCTACCCGCCATTCTAACGGTCAGCCTTCCTCATGAAAAGGGCGGACGGCTTGCCCCTGTCCCTTGACCCCCTTAGCGCGGATAGAACCATGTCCCCGTCTCACCGCGCAGCGCCCGCTCAATATGAGAAGGGCTGGTGATCAGCGCCGCCGACCGCCGCGCTCTAGGAAACGGATCACTGCCTCGATTTTGGGGCGCATACTCCCCGCCGCAAATGCCCCCCTTCAAGGTACTACCGCGCCTCTTGGAGAGAAACACGCTCTAGCTCACGCTGGTCGGCTTTGTTAAAGTTGAGGGCGACGCGCTCAACGCCCGTTGAAATGAGGAGTAAATCAGCGTTCAACCCCGACGCAATCAAACTGCTGGCGCGATCTTTATCCACGACGGCGGGGACACCGCGCAGTTCACCAAGCGGGTTGCGAACAACGGGTATTCCGCCGCCCCCACAGGCAATCACAACGTTATCAGCGATCATCAAACGCTGAATTGTGTCTAGCTCAATGATCTCCAACGGTTCGGGCGAGGCGATCACTCGTCGCAAGCCGCGTCCGGCATCATCAACCACTGTCCAGCCCTCGGCGCGCAGATGTTCTGCCTCCGCCACGTTGAGGTAGCCACCAATGGGCTTATCGGGGCGCTCGAAGCCGGGGTCATCGCCAGCAACAAGCGTCTGGGTGACCAGTGTCACCACATGGCGCGAGATACCCATTGCCCGTAGGCTGTTGCGGAGCGCTTGCTGCACCATATAGCCAATGCTGCCTTGTGTGTCGGCAACGATCAGATCAAGCGGGACGGTGTGAACTTCTGAGGCGGCAATCTCAGCCCGCCGCAAGATGAACCCCACTTGCGGTCCATTTCCATGCGTGATCAGAACACGCCAATTCTCACGCACCATAGTGGCAATGTGTTGGCAGGTCTCGCGGACAGCATCCCATTGATAGCGGACTTCACGTTTGTCTTTGTCGGTGATCAGGGAATTTCCCCCAATGGCGACGACGGCAGTTTTCATAAAAGGCTATCCTTAAAGTGCTTTTTTATTCCGGTCTATCTTCCATTTTATAAGAAGTTTCTCTATTAAGGGTGGGGGAAGCACGAGGAATTTTATAGATAGACACTTCCAGAATCTTATACAATGGAGGGAACAAAGGTATGTTGCTCGCGGGGAACGCCCCCTTTTTCACGCCTCAGCAAAAAATATACTAGGGAAAGAATGGGGTTAGGGATGTGGAGCATGCGCCGTATTCGCCGTACCGTAATGGCAGTGTTGTTGGTTATCAGCGCTGTGTGTGTTGTGTTTCTGCTGAACGTTACCGCGCCGAACCCCACCGGACGGCGCTATTCGAGCCTTGTCATGGGCTTGCCAGATGATCTGCGTCAAAAAGGGCAAGAGGGTGAGGATGCGCTCAGCACCGATCTTCGTTTGCTTACAAACAACCGCCCCCCAATACAGTGTATTTGTGGGGCAAACACAGCCCCAACCAGACAGCAGTGTACGGTGTGTTTCGCTCAGATTCCCTTGAGCGGTTCAGCCGCCTATCGCCGTCCCGATTTCGTCACCGAGCGCTATATCCTTGAGGTGAAGAACACCATTAGGCTTGCCCCCAACACCCGCGACCATGAGGAACTTACCGATTACGCGGAAGCGGCACGCGCCAGTGGGCGGCAATTATGGATTTTCACCCGCGTAAACACAGCCGTCCACCCCATTTTTGTTGATCTGGCACGTTCCACCGGTGGGGATGTCATTTACTATCTGGCGATTGCCGGATGGCACGATGTGACTGATGGGCGGGCGCGTCAAGGGCTGCTGCTTTCGGGGGTTGGTGTCTGCCTTTTGGCAATGGGCGAGCGCCGCGTGCGAGGGGCGATCTTCACCCGACATACACCACGTCCGCCGCGCCGCACCGCACCAGAAACCGCCGCCGATTCCATAGATCGCGCCGAACAGCAGATCAAAACGATGCGGGATAAACTCAACGCCAAACTGGATCGGATGGATGAATTGGATCAGACCGAGCAACTATGACCGACAACTACCACAACGAATCGCCAGAACAACCGAAGAAGCCAACCTTCTCACTTCCCAAACCACCGGCGTGGATGATTGGTGATGATGATTCCGATGCCCCACCAATGCCCCGTGCTGCCGATGCGTTGCGTGTCTTGCGCCCGATGGTCGATCCCTCTGATGTACCTAGTAGGGATGCCGAAGCGCCATTACCTTCACCCGCTTCGGCAGAACCATCAGCGCCGCGCACCACTGAAACCCAAACTCCTGCTGCCCATGCTAGCCCGCTTCGCCCGCCTGCGCTGAAACCAGCCCAACCATCACCAGCG from Anaerolineales bacterium carries:
- a CDS encoding TIR domain-containing protein: MTATYTSEESRAHTALIAPFFILPVDRPAFIRAALGYDHALLLGTDYSGDAQVCATNFLAALYARFPEQYEKVIAYAKQHLKPVDPIARVFLSYARKDDEAFVQKLYDDLTKRGISIWYDRLSMPSRGETFDHEIQRAIEGVDRVILVAGEHALTSDYVWMEWKYALSHCKAVIPLLRGITPERLPEPLRGLHAPEGGTQRPYEDTLAELLRLLGDHPLPLGALKGTIPPHLPSTYIERSMYLTPLIADVCGTNGGRQMTAITSKQIVGVTGLGGIGKTTLAHAVCHDCSIRRRFPDGIIWVEVGRTAQPTTIMAAVGRGLGDDPTQYTESTAQERLQAISSGKRALVVLDDVWDHTMVTPFAILGAANRVLLTTRQPGITTKIGAGVHALDKLSEAEGLALIDAHLNRSPDDTRPYTEAERAILQTLDYHTLAVQIAALRLKERGADFAPTLLERLKSPRLFKDLAIDETDKNLNVEMSLFESYDEMKADARRRFRAVSVFAAEGTFSAGALGAVWGDGDAADADDGIDALRRAGLLADAGEGRYSLHPLLRAYAQALAQKEGEWAALQGGHFAHYAALYGGKEAMALTAQLGTLDRDFPDLQAALLWGFQTIPVPAVDLLTALDNGYMQFRQLAVVRRGLLTAGYEGAEKGGYALGQANTLQALGDLERREDHYGEARARYEAALRLFEAIPDRLGQANTLKALGDLEVQGGSLRRGAGAVRGGAAAL
- a CDS encoding SH3 domain-containing protein codes for the protein MRMARVIVILGVLIVGVGMFIAPQAAGAERASTEIVRDAAQATATARFLFPPTNTPRPRGTPLSTPTGTPTFTFTPVAQAPSEPIPGALCFDCNRLRVRATPGTAGEILQIVNAEVVFTIIGRTADNVWVQITLTDGTTGWIAARFARNRDRTEIDPARLSALPIMGVAVEASPTPTSEFLASVPSWLTGISSNARQIYLRGQAMGNRRNAFSKVGDSITATANFLYPFGFGQYTLGNYGGYSGAISFFGDSFVRETRAAAPGWTAVQLLTPGSPCGAVTPLVCEYQQHKPAVALIMIGTNDSGSGSPGVFADQLRQIVQITIDMGIVPVLSTIPPKVMNAEQTQRAIDFNLVITQTARQFDIPLWDYHANMVGLPNQGMSGDGLHPSESPSGSGVLTGESLQFGFTVRNRDALIVLDSMIRYVLY